One window of Chamaesiphon minutus PCC 6605 genomic DNA carries:
- a CDS encoding hybrid sensor histidine kinase/response regulator: MNPQLKILIVEDSEDDLLLLLRELRRSGYVLDYMRVETADQMQAALEHQTWDIVIADYTLPRFSAPEALQLLQHQHQDLPFIIVSGTIGEETAVAAMRAGAHDYLLKDNLARLVPAIERELREARERQKRLDAEQALRESEERFRQLAENITESVFWISDPTAPQMLYVSPAYERIWGRSCASLATNFMEWIEAIHPEDRQRIHTSFFEHSLAGNSDREYRIVRPDGSIRWIRARGFPIKDRAGVPYRVVGIAEDITEHKLTEAALRRTERLESLGTLTSGIAHDLNNVLTPILGIVQLLPLKIANMDESTQGLLQILHDSTQRGADLVKQILSFTRGIESKPTDTQVRELLLELQKIIQQAFPKNIELSIDLAPDLWTIEADSTMLHQVFMNLCVNARDAMPNGGKLAIVAKNFPIDESYALMHLEAQVGAYITIEIADTGTGIRPEILDRIFDPFFTTKEIGKGTGLGLSTVIGIVKGHHGFINVDSEVGKGSRFKVYLPATATSTAAPAVKTAPPSGQGELILVVDDEVAIQEITKVTLETYGYRAITASDGIEAIALYAEHKQEIAFVLLDMMMPLLDSETIIRTLSQLNPQVQIIAMSGLATNESVRKTMGEGVRAFLAKPFTAAELLKLL, from the coding sequence ATGAATCCCCAATTAAAAATACTCATTGTCGAGGATTCAGAGGACGATTTGCTGTTGCTGCTGAGAGAATTGCGGCGTAGTGGTTATGTCTTAGACTATATGCGGGTGGAGACTGCCGACCAAATGCAGGCGGCACTAGAGCATCAGACTTGGGATATCGTCATTGCCGATTACACATTACCTCGGTTCAGTGCGCCCGAAGCATTACAATTGCTTCAGCACCAGCACCAGGATCTACCATTTATTATTGTCTCTGGGACGATTGGCGAAGAAACTGCGGTTGCTGCCATGCGAGCGGGTGCTCATGACTACCTACTCAAAGATAACCTCGCGCGGCTAGTTCCGGCGATCGAACGGGAATTGCGGGAGGCGCGAGAGCGACAAAAACGACTGGATGCCGAACAAGCCTTGCGGGAGAGTGAAGAACGCTTCCGGCAATTGGCCGAGAACATTACGGAAAGTGTGTTTTGGATATCCGACCCCACCGCACCGCAAATGCTTTATGTCAGCCCTGCTTACGAGCGAATCTGGGGACGTTCTTGCGCGAGTTTGGCGACTAATTTTATGGAATGGATCGAGGCTATCCATCCAGAAGATCGGCAACGCATTCATACCAGCTTTTTCGAGCATTCGCTAGCAGGCAACTCAGATCGAGAGTATCGGATCGTGCGGCCCGATGGTTCGATCCGCTGGATTCGCGCTCGCGGCTTCCCAATTAAAGATCGTGCGGGCGTACCTTACCGGGTAGTGGGCATTGCCGAAGATATCACCGAGCACAAATTGACAGAAGCAGCCCTCCGGCGCACCGAACGCCTCGAAAGCTTGGGGACACTAACTAGTGGCATCGCCCACGATCTCAACAACGTTTTGACGCCGATTCTGGGCATTGTCCAACTGCTGCCGCTCAAAATTGCCAACATGGATGAATCGACGCAGGGATTGCTGCAAATTCTCCATGACAGCACGCAGCGGGGGGCCGATTTGGTCAAGCAAATTCTCTCGTTTACGCGCGGGATTGAGAGCAAGCCGACCGACACGCAAGTCCGCGAGCTACTATTAGAACTTCAAAAAATCATCCAGCAGGCATTTCCTAAAAATATCGAATTGTCGATCGATCTGGCTCCAGATTTATGGACGATCGAAGCTGATAGCACCATGTTACATCAAGTATTTATGAATCTGTGCGTTAATGCCCGCGATGCCATGCCTAATGGGGGAAAATTAGCGATCGTGGCTAAAAATTTCCCGATCGATGAAAGTTACGCGCTGATGCACTTAGAGGCTCAGGTTGGGGCTTATATCACGATCGAGATTGCCGATACGGGTACTGGTATCCGACCAGAAATACTCGATCGAATTTTCGATCCCTTTTTTACGACCAAAGAAATCGGCAAGGGTACGGGACTAGGACTATCCACCGTCATTGGCATCGTCAAGGGCCATCATGGCTTTATTAATGTTGATAGTGAGGTTGGCAAAGGTAGTCGGTTTAAGGTCTACTTACCCGCGACGGCGACGAGTACCGCCGCACCTGCGGTCAAAACTGCACCGCCATCGGGACAGGGTGAATTAATTTTGGTGGTGGATGATGAGGTGGCAATTCAGGAGATTACCAAGGTAACTCTGGAGACGTATGGTTACCGCGCGATAACTGCTAGCGATGGGATTGAGGCGATCGCATTATATGCCGAGCACAAGCAGGAAATCGCGTTTGTATTATTAGATATGATGATGCCATTATTAGATTCCGAGACGATTATTCGCACTCTGTCTCAGCTCAATCCACAAGTCCAGATTATTGCCATGAGCGGGTTGGCAACCAACGAATCGGTGCGCAAAACGATGGGTGAGGGCGTGCGCGCGTTTTTAGCCAAACCTTTTACTGCTGCGGAGTTATTGAAACTGTTGTAA
- a CDS encoding DNA phosphorothioation system restriction enzyme produces the protein MVAELNSINRLVAVAEAQIRYQIEPVPPGCPQLPVGLKLRSYQQQAISNWFKNQGRGTLKMATGSGKTITALAIAHQLYQQIGLQVLIVICPFRHLVNQWGRECEKFNLDPVLACESIHKWQGKFSYQLARIHTGQQKFLTIVTTNETLITAGFQSQLKYLPDRTLIIGDEVHNLGAKKRESSLPRNVGLRLALSATPERHYDESGTQNLLEYFGDILQPEFTLKDAIEQGALVHYLYYPILVELTPDESDRYLQLSRAIARKLIYNSQNRVPSYNEFDTPDLTPLLMQRARLIGAAANKLVALKTLMQDRLDTSHTLFYCGDGSSDMSAPLSASSTQQLAAVTQLLGKELGYRVNTYTAATSLPDREQLRQQFESGALQGLVAIRCLDEGIDIPAIKHAVILASSTNPRQFIQRRGRILRPDVGKDRATLYDMVVLPPELDRDTLAIERNLLKKELLRLIEFADLADNSAAARTQLLALQKRYGLLDI, from the coding sequence ATGGTGGCGGAATTGAATAGTATCAACCGTTTGGTAGCCGTCGCCGAAGCGCAGATCCGCTATCAAATCGAGCCAGTTCCGCCAGGATGTCCGCAGTTACCCGTAGGATTAAAACTGCGCTCGTACCAACAGCAAGCTATTTCTAATTGGTTTAAAAATCAAGGTCGCGGCACGCTCAAAATGGCGACAGGTAGCGGTAAGACCATTACGGCACTAGCGATCGCGCATCAATTGTACCAACAAATCGGACTGCAAGTCCTCATCGTCATCTGCCCATTTCGACACCTTGTCAATCAATGGGGGCGAGAGTGTGAAAAGTTCAATCTCGATCCGGTTCTTGCCTGCGAAAGCATCCACAAATGGCAGGGCAAATTCTCCTATCAACTCGCCAGAATCCATACCGGACAACAAAAATTTCTGACGATCGTCACTACCAATGAAACTTTAATTACCGCTGGATTTCAATCTCAGCTTAAGTATTTACCCGATCGCACCTTAATTATCGGCGATGAAGTGCATAACCTCGGTGCAAAAAAGCGCGAATCCAGTCTGCCCCGCAATGTTGGCTTGCGGCTCGCTCTCTCAGCCACTCCAGAACGCCACTATGACGAGAGCGGTACCCAAAATCTCCTCGAATACTTTGGAGACATCTTACAGCCCGAATTTACCCTCAAAGACGCGATCGAACAAGGTGCGCTCGTTCATTATTTATACTACCCGATCCTTGTCGAACTGACTCCAGATGAAAGCGATCGATATCTCCAACTCAGTCGCGCGATCGCCCGCAAACTCATTTACAATAGCCAAAATCGCGTTCCTAGCTACAATGAATTCGACACGCCAGATCTGACGCCTTTACTAATGCAACGCGCGCGCCTGATTGGTGCGGCGGCGAACAAACTCGTCGCGCTCAAAACCTTGATGCAAGATCGCCTCGACACCAGTCACACCCTGTTCTATTGTGGCGATGGTAGCAGCGACATGTCGGCTCCGCTCAGTGCAAGCAGCACCCAACAACTCGCAGCAGTTACCCAGCTACTCGGCAAAGAACTCGGCTATCGCGTCAATACTTACACCGCCGCCACATCTCTCCCCGACAGAGAACAACTCCGCCAGCAGTTTGAATCTGGCGCACTCCAGGGACTAGTCGCGATTCGGTGCTTGGATGAAGGCATCGACATCCCCGCCATCAAACATGCCGTCATTCTCGCCAGCAGCACTAATCCCCGTCAATTTATCCAACGCCGAGGACGAATTCTGCGACCGGATGTCGGCAAGGATCGGGCTACCCTATATGATATGGTCGTTTTGCCACCAGAATTAGATCGGGATACTCTCGCGATCGAACGTAATTTACTCAAGAAAGAACTCCTGCGCCTGATTGAATTTGCCGATCTCGCCGACAACTCTGCGGCTGCTAGAACCCAACTGCTCGCACTTCAGAAACGTTACGGATTACTAGATATTTAA
- a CDS encoding glycosyltransferase family 2 protein: MTDIIIWHEQKLALQLDILAKNPSVEVVLGHHQKIHSIDLINGATQSPCNIAPERVLSLGTSLFRKSAFDKVGNFDRDLKYSDDWDWFMRARELGIEIATCPNTVLFYRRHDRNITNQIELGNRYTLRMLKQSLDSRRHQNHGLANSLPEISNC; the protein is encoded by the coding sequence ATGACCGACATCATAATTTGGCATGAACAAAAACTCGCCCTGCAATTAGATATTTTGGCTAAAAATCCGTCAGTTGAAGTTGTCTTAGGCCATCATCAAAAAATTCATTCGATCGATTTAATAAATGGAGCGACTCAATCTCCCTGCAATATTGCACCCGAACGAGTACTTTCATTAGGTACATCATTGTTCAGAAAATCGGCATTCGATAAAGTTGGCAATTTCGATCGAGATCTGAAATATTCTGATGATTGGGATTGGTTTATGCGGGCGAGAGAATTGGGCATCGAGATCGCTACTTGTCCGAACACAGTTTTGTTTTATCGCCGTCACGATCGGAATATTACCAATCAAATAGAGCTAGGTAATCGCTACACTTTAAGAATGCTCAAACAGTCACTAGATAGTCGCCGTCACCAAAATCATGGCTTGGCAAACTCTTTGCCAGAAATATCCAATTGCTAA
- a CDS encoding transposase, translated as MPKEYPPSSTVYYYFSKWRKDGTWK; from the coding sequence ATGCCAAAGGAGTATCCGCCCTCGTCAACTGTCTACTACTACTTTAGCAAATGGCGCAAAGATGGCACTTGGAAGTGA
- a CDS encoding IS5/IS1182 family transposase has translation MRVAQDRDPSPSVASIDSQTVPTAVMVHDSVGYDAGKKTKGRKRFTMVDTLGLLLMVKVVAADVQERDGAKQLLTKMNEERHRVPRLARIWFDGGFSGPDFLHWVMDICHWIADALRSGSPIRDKLRRDRNCQARLAILRSTVTSDIQRSNTLALSIEFFDI, from the coding sequence GTGAGAGTAGCACAAGACCGAGATCCTAGCCCCAGTGTTGCCAGCATCGATTCACAAACAGTACCCACAGCAGTGATGGTTCATGATTCAGTTGGCTATGATGCTGGGAAGAAAACTAAAGGGCGAAAACGCTTCACGATGGTGGATACATTAGGGCTGCTGCTAATGGTAAAAGTAGTTGCCGCAGACGTTCAGGAACGAGATGGTGCAAAACAATTGCTTACGAAGATGAACGAAGAACGTCACAGAGTTCCTCGACTAGCTCGGATCTGGTTTGATGGTGGTTTCTCTGGTCCAGATTTCCTCCACTGGGTGATGGATATTTGTCACTGGATTGCGGATGCGCTCCGGTCGGGTTCCCCCATTCGTGACAAGTTAAGGCGCGATCGCAATTGTCAAGCACGTTTGGCGATCCTTCGATCGACCGTTACATCAGATATTCAGAGATCGAATACATTAGCACTATCAATCGAGTTTTTTGATATATAG
- a CDS encoding transposase has translation MIYSETEPTATLYMGVDIRSKTLTCHRWGSPTMEAHQAVDVVLRPNGSKGFVLLPKRWTVERTYGWLHWCRRLNVDYQRLPASSEAFIHIAMIRLMLRRLA, from the coding sequence TTGATATATAGTGAGACCGAACCAACAGCCACGCTATATATGGGTGTTGACATTCGATCGAAAACCTTAACTTGTCACAGATGGGGTTCCCCGACCATGGAAGCGCACCAAGCAGTTGATGTGGTCTTACGACCTAATGGGAGTAAAGGTTTTGTTCTTTTACCTAAACGCTGGACAGTTGAACGAACTTATGGCTGGTTGCATTGGTGTCGTCGTCTCAATGTTGATTATCAACGTTTACCTGCTTCTTCAGAGGCTTTCATCCACATTGCCATGATTCGACTTATGCTACGGAGACTTGCTTAA
- a CDS encoding nucleotidyltransferase domain-containing protein — protein MSSISPLLATSEAVVLLNCLRLYFNTTSAREVISLLTPDLNWQVLVQTAIDRGVMPLLYQSLKQIAIAEHGANDGKLVPRSVMVQLQNLHRMNGLNNIAQSKELLQVLALLESAGIKAIAFKGPSLAASVYGNVALRQFNDLDILVRLQDFWQAKAVLVDRGYRSPLSKQSEIDLFNEQLQIPLVYRDPETTMFNQRFQFSLLHSNPERGIDLHWGIPPRRILNLDRFDRQWENLMQIDLMGKQINTFSPELTLVIQALNIAKDSYSDISFKQVCDVAQVIQAYPDLNWHLAWKIAAELRTQRLFLMGLGISHDLLDLPLPPFMLEKCSKSKLIDWQILEDVWKYGEYKMFKQVSVA, from the coding sequence ATGTCTTCTATTTCTCCATTGCTAGCAACGTCAGAAGCAGTAGTTTTACTCAACTGTCTGCGATTGTACTTTAATACAACATCTGCGCGTGAGGTGATTAGTCTGCTCACACCAGATCTAAATTGGCAAGTTCTGGTGCAAACAGCGATCGATCGAGGTGTGATGCCGTTGTTGTATCAGAGTCTCAAACAGATTGCCATTGCAGAACACGGTGCTAATGATGGCAAATTGGTACCACGATCGGTCATGGTGCAACTGCAAAATTTGCACCGGATGAATGGACTCAATAATATCGCTCAGAGCAAAGAATTATTGCAGGTTCTGGCACTACTTGAGTCTGCGGGAATTAAAGCGATCGCTTTTAAAGGGCCAAGTCTGGCCGCGTCTGTCTATGGGAATGTCGCACTCCGTCAATTTAATGACTTAGATATCCTCGTCCGGCTCCAAGATTTTTGGCAGGCAAAAGCAGTTTTGGTCGATCGCGGCTATCGATCGCCGCTCTCCAAACAAAGCGAAATTGACTTGTTTAACGAGCAGCTTCAAATTCCTTTGGTTTATCGAGATCCTGAGACAACTATGTTTAATCAGCGGTTTCAATTCTCTTTACTACATAGCAATCCAGAACGTGGGATTGACTTGCACTGGGGAATTCCACCCAGAAGAATTTTAAATCTCGATCGGTTCGATCGCCAATGGGAAAATCTGATGCAGATTGATTTGATGGGTAAGCAAATTAACACTTTCTCACCTGAGTTAACCTTAGTGATTCAAGCCCTCAATATTGCTAAGGACTCTTATTCTGATATATCTTTTAAGCAAGTCTGCGATGTCGCCCAAGTTATTCAAGCTTATCCCGATCTAAATTGGCACTTGGCCTGGAAAATAGCCGCTGAGTTACGTACTCAACGACTATTCCTGATGGGACTTGGCATCAGTCACGATCTTTTGGATTTACCATTACCTCCGTTTATGCTAGAAAAATGTAGTAAAAGTAAACTAATTGACTGGCAGATTTTAGAGGATGTTTGGAAATACGGGGAGTATAAAATGTTTAAGCAAGTCTCCGTAGCATAA
- a CDS encoding ABC transporter ATP-binding protein, translating into MLKIKRAVSLVWKSAPGWTAAHVVVTTIQSTLPFALLYIIKSIVDNIALSLKLPDKTQIFSHILFLLIDAGIVMLLTHFSAVIAQICSETRSQRVTDYMQILLYKKAIEIDLEAYESPHYQDILERAKWEAPHRPTRMLNNLTAGGQGAVTLLAIAGLLISLHWGLICVLIVAAVPTMVVRLRQSKVMYNWHRHQTEVERKANYLGHLLLGSQPAKEIRLFNLGNMSIERFARIRGQPFREKLAILTRQASFQLLAQGCSGMVMLAAYGFIIHQTIYGRFQLGDLVLYSQAFQRGQGAVQSLLASLSGLHENNLFLADVFEFLELQPTIVTPADPKLVPRPIQQGIVFEDVSFRYQNSTRQAIERVNLSIAPGEIVALVGENGSGKTTLAKLLCRLYDPTDGRITIDGIDLKQFSVTDLHRQIGAIFQDFTRYQFTVADNIWMGNIELPIDSARIAQAARQSGADRTIEQLPQGYETLLGKWFKGGEELSGGQWQKAVPAPIYLKLKQRIINNVFYFSIASNVRSSSFTQLSAIVL; encoded by the coding sequence ATGCTGAAAATTAAACGTGCGGTTAGTTTAGTCTGGAAGAGTGCTCCAGGCTGGACTGCCGCTCATGTGGTGGTAACGACCATTCAGAGTACGTTACCCTTCGCATTACTCTACATTATTAAATCGATCGTCGATAATATTGCCCTGAGTCTGAAGCTCCCCGATAAAACCCAGATTTTTAGTCACATTCTATTTTTGCTAATCGATGCTGGAATAGTGATGTTGTTGACTCATTTCTCGGCAGTAATCGCGCAGATCTGCTCGGAAACGCGATCGCAACGAGTGACTGATTATATGCAGATACTCCTGTATAAAAAGGCAATCGAAATCGATCTAGAGGCTTACGAAAGTCCGCATTATCAAGATATTTTGGAACGTGCTAAGTGGGAAGCACCGCACCGTCCCACGCGAATGCTCAATAACTTGACTGCTGGCGGACAAGGTGCGGTGACACTACTGGCGATCGCGGGATTGTTGATTTCGCTGCATTGGGGACTCATTTGTGTGTTGATAGTTGCGGCTGTGCCAACAATGGTCGTGCGGTTGCGCCAATCGAAAGTTATGTATAATTGGCATCGCCACCAGACTGAGGTAGAGCGCAAAGCCAACTATTTGGGGCATTTATTACTAGGTTCTCAACCAGCCAAGGAGATTCGTTTATTCAATTTAGGTAATATGTCGATCGAGCGGTTCGCTCGCATCCGAGGGCAACCGTTTCGCGAAAAACTTGCTATTCTCACTCGGCAAGCCAGCTTTCAACTGCTCGCTCAGGGCTGTAGTGGCATGGTAATGTTGGCAGCATATGGTTTTATCATTCATCAAACGATTTATGGGCGGTTTCAGTTAGGCGATTTAGTGTTATACAGTCAAGCATTTCAACGGGGGCAAGGTGCGGTTCAAAGCTTGCTCGCCAGCTTAAGCGGTTTGCACGAAAACAACCTCTTTTTAGCCGATGTCTTTGAGTTCCTCGAACTCCAGCCCACGATCGTTACACCCGCCGATCCTAAATTAGTACCGCGACCGATCCAACAGGGCATTGTCTTTGAAGATGTTAGCTTTCGATATCAAAATTCTACTCGCCAAGCGATCGAGCGAGTGAATCTGAGCATTGCACCGGGCGAAATCGTTGCCCTAGTGGGGGAAAATGGTTCTGGCAAAACAACCTTAGCCAAACTGCTCTGTCGTCTCTACGATCCAACCGATGGCCGGATTACGATCGATGGGATAGATTTGAAACAATTTTCAGTAACGGATTTACATCGTCAGATTGGGGCGATTTTTCAGGACTTTACCCGTTACCAGTTCACGGTGGCAGACAATATTTGGATGGGCAATATCGAGCTGCCGATAGACTCCGCACGAATTGCCCAAGCTGCTCGCCAGTCTGGTGCCGATCGCACGATCGAGCAGCTACCACAAGGCTACGAAACTCTCTTGGGTAAGTGGTTTAAGGGTGGGGAAGAACTCAGTGGCGGACAATGGCAAAAGGCGGTACCTGCGCCCATTTATTTGAAACTCAAGCAAAGAATTATCAATAATGTCTTCTATTTCTCCATTGCTAGCAACGTCAGAAGCAGTAGTTTTACTCAACTGTCTGCGATTGTACTTTAA
- a CDS encoding IS4 family transposase, with the protein MTSRRRSNRDHAKKNHQPGVEDEIIAAQVEALLTPAIFNQSHYYRQLGLRNRLLNLPLMMAAVLTLLWRNVPGVRELSRMLGREGFLWCEPTQVSQQAIAQRFLTFPSELFERVFKELLPEFRVKWHQRKQRLLPQSIEFAQAKFERIWACDGSTLEAIFKKLDSLSDVPIGQLAGKMGVVIDLVTRLPIEIWFRENPKASDVNFEKDILNLVTSGTLLLLDRGFYHFQFWQELINRDIHFITRLKKGASLQIERVFSNSYSIRDRIVRMGSGTKKTPYITVRLVEIKVGKVWYSYLTSVLDPLNLPPYVVADLYGRRWRIEEAFNTVKRLLGLSYLWTGSVNGIKLQMWGTWLFYAVLVDLGDAVADELSLPFDRISLEMIYRGLYHFHVAHHKGLAANPVTYFAAPENQDLGIVKTVRKPNVKLIIAPFPDSMSRTDNFSSTHRLKPA; encoded by the coding sequence ATGACCAGCCGCCGAAGAAGTAACCGCGACCACGCCAAAAAGAACCACCAACCAGGTGTGGAAGATGAGATCATCGCCGCTCAAGTAGAGGCTTTATTGACACCAGCAATTTTCAATCAAAGTCATTACTACCGACAATTAGGGCTGAGAAATCGGCTGTTAAATTTACCCTTGATGATGGCAGCAGTGCTGACGCTACTGTGGCGGAATGTGCCAGGAGTCAGAGAACTAAGCCGAATGTTAGGGCGAGAAGGATTTTTGTGGTGTGAGCCAACACAAGTAAGTCAACAGGCGATTGCACAAAGATTTCTGACCTTTCCATCTGAGTTATTTGAGAGAGTGTTTAAGGAATTACTGCCAGAATTTAGAGTGAAGTGGCACCAGAGAAAACAGCGATTGTTGCCACAAAGCATTGAATTTGCTCAAGCAAAATTTGAGCGGATTTGGGCATGTGATGGCTCCACATTGGAAGCGATATTCAAGAAATTAGATAGCTTATCTGATGTGCCAATCGGACAACTAGCGGGAAAAATGGGAGTAGTCATAGATTTGGTGACGAGATTGCCGATTGAAATCTGGTTTAGAGAAAATCCCAAAGCTTCAGATGTTAATTTTGAGAAAGATATCCTGAATTTAGTAACATCGGGCACTTTATTGCTCTTGGATCGAGGCTTCTATCATTTCCAATTTTGGCAAGAATTAATTAACAGAGATATTCATTTTATTACTCGATTAAAAAAAGGTGCATCGCTACAGATAGAGCGAGTATTTAGCAATAGTTATAGTATCCGTGACCGAATAGTGCGGATGGGGTCTGGCACCAAAAAGACTCCATATATAACTGTAAGATTAGTCGAAATTAAAGTGGGTAAAGTCTGGTATTCTTATCTAACTAGTGTACTCGACCCATTGAATCTTCCTCCCTATGTAGTCGCCGATTTGTACGGAAGACGGTGGCGAATTGAAGAGGCTTTTAATACTGTTAAACGATTGCTCGGGTTGAGTTATTTATGGACTGGTTCAGTTAATGGAATTAAATTACAGATGTGGGGGACTTGGCTGTTTTATGCAGTTCTAGTCGATTTAGGTGATGCTGTAGCTGATGAATTATCTCTCCCATTCGACCGCATTTCTTTAGAGATGATTTATCGAGGTCTTTATCACTTTCATGTAGCTCATCATAAAGGTTTAGCTGCCAATCCAGTCACCTATTTTGCTGCCCCAGAGAATCAAGATTTAGGTATTGTTAAAACTGTTCGTAAACCTAATGTTAAGTTAATTATTGCACCTTTTCCTGATTCTATGAGTCGAACAGACAATTTTTCTTCGACTCATCGCCTCAAGCCCGCTTGA
- the xseA gene encoding exodeoxyribonuclease VII large subunit: MDRIVSFYPYPSTHPTRSTVKSVIISNYPAYRGATCRSMSNETFYPDIDPISIDRLTGYIERALLQTPQLRQVWVCGEVSSASHHPSGIYFNLKDKVGKSALPAVVWKSQIPELETKPEVGMEVLALGKIAVYAPHGKYQFQVQQVLPMGEGLQALRLQKLKQRLQAEGLFDLERKQLLPAQPQIIAVVTSPTAAAWGDIRRTLLSRYPGVIVLFSPATVQGETAPQSIERAIDRLIIDDRAEVIILARGGGATEDLSCFNSEIVVRSIAECPIPIVTGIGHQRDESLADLAADVAAATPTAAAMLVVPNLEDVADEHLARVERLRQAMQRVIIDRQSELDRLRIRCERIKPDRQLDRERERIDNLAQRLKLAIARHLQTAHQEQLRLKERCQALDPILVLQRGYALVRDNNGAIVRTSDRLVVGAELSLQFSNSSAKVSIVEIDNGQEK; this comes from the coding sequence ATGGATCGCATCGTCAGTTTTTACCCATACCCATCCACCCATCCCACCCGATCGACAGTCAAATCGGTAATAATAAGCAACTATCCAGCTTATCGTGGTGCTACTTGTCGATCGATGTCCAACGAAACATTTTACCCAGATATCGATCCCATCTCGATCGATCGATTGACTGGTTATATCGAACGCGCCCTGCTGCAAACTCCCCAACTGCGACAAGTCTGGGTGTGTGGCGAAGTTTCCAGCGCGAGTCATCATCCATCGGGAATTTACTTCAATCTCAAAGATAAAGTGGGCAAATCCGCGCTCCCAGCCGTGGTGTGGAAATCCCAGATTCCCGAGCTAGAAACCAAACCCGAAGTTGGGATGGAAGTACTCGCGCTGGGTAAGATCGCCGTCTATGCACCCCATGGCAAATATCAGTTCCAGGTGCAGCAAGTCCTCCCTATGGGTGAAGGACTCCAAGCTCTACGACTGCAAAAACTCAAACAGCGGCTACAAGCCGAAGGTTTATTCGATCTAGAGCGCAAACAACTTTTACCCGCTCAACCGCAAATTATCGCCGTGGTTACATCGCCTACAGCCGCCGCCTGGGGCGATATCCGCCGCACATTGCTATCTCGTTATCCGGGGGTAATAGTGCTATTTTCACCCGCCACAGTGCAGGGAGAAACCGCCCCACAGTCGATCGAACGGGCGATCGATCGACTCATTATCGACGATCGTGCCGAAGTCATCATCCTGGCTAGAGGTGGCGGCGCGACCGAAGATTTAAGCTGTTTTAATAGCGAAATCGTCGTGCGATCGATCGCCGAATGTCCGATTCCGATCGTCACTGGTATCGGACACCAGCGAGACGAATCTCTCGCCGATTTAGCCGCCGACGTCGCCGCCGCCACCCCCACAGCCGCCGCGATGCTAGTCGTTCCCAATCTCGAAGATGTCGCAGACGAGCATCTAGCCAGAGTCGAACGGTTGCGCCAAGCCATGCAAAGAGTCATCATCGATCGTCAGTCCGAGCTAGATCGCCTGCGCATCCGCTGCGAACGCATCAAACCCGATCGCCAATTAGATCGAGAACGCGAGCGGATCGATAACCTCGCGCAAAGACTCAAACTCGCGATCGCCAGACACTTGCAAACCGCACATCAAGAACAGCTAAGATTAAAAGAGCGATGCCAAGCTCTCGATCCGATCTTAGTCTTGCAACGAGGTTACGCACTAGTACGGGATAATAACGGCGCGATCGTCCGCACTAGCGATCGGTTAGTCGTAGGAGCCGAATTATCCCTCCAATTTAGTAACAGTAGTGCCAAAGTTAGCATAGTTGAAATCGATAATGGCCAAGAAAAGTGA
- the xseB gene encoding exodeoxyribonuclease VII small subunit produces the protein MAKKSEWKYEATVARVEEILDEIESGELEFTEVFDKFAVAVESLQQCEDFLTKQRSQVDLLLENLGDSF, from the coding sequence ATGGCCAAGAAAAGTGAGTGGAAATACGAAGCAACAGTCGCACGAGTCGAAGAAATCCTCGATGAAATTGAAAGCGGCGAATTAGAATTTACCGAAGTATTCGATAAATTCGCCGTAGCCGTTGAATCCCTACAGCAGTGCGAAGATTTTCTGACCAAACAGCGATCGCAAGTCGATTTATTACTCGAAAATCTTGGTGATAGTTTTTAG